A stretch of the Rosa rugosa chromosome 5, drRosRugo1.1, whole genome shotgun sequence genome encodes the following:
- the LOC133707917 gene encoding proline-rich receptor-like protein kinase PERK12, which translates to MSGSSDSPAPQSSEPTVNQQKAVSREGNGSSDSPPPSPPAKSPSSEPPSSPPKSPPPSSPPKSSPTPQESPAPPKESPSPPPPSPPPSPPPSSPSPSPSSPPKSKPPPPPPPHSPPPKPSSAPGPSPDSSPSPPKSDSPPSDNDNAQPPPPSGNEGDQGNPKTPVSPPAAPGTPATPAPPTQNQNPATPAVPTPPKQPATPKTPLPSTPPPKLSPPPTNKTKTADDSSSSNSGHTGTVIGLTVAGVFLLALVAVVFLFVRRRKKKNQPYPQNYMAPPPGAGLTPEGYYPGQGPNSGQAESYYSNGPYPQSSFEQTYGSQRERNMNAVGSESDLIAGHKVHFSYEEMMEITNGFSRANVLGEGGFGCVYKGWMPDGKVVAVKQLKAGSGQGEKEFRAEVEIISRVHHRHLVSLVGYCISEQQRLLIYEFVPNQTLEHHLHAPGMPVLEWTKRLKIALGSAKGLAYLHEDCHPKIIHRDIKSANILLDDSFEAQVADFGLAKLTDDMNTHVSTRVMGTFGYMAPEYASSGKLTDRSDVFSFGVVLLELVTGRKPVDPTRPLGDESLVEWARPLLIKALESGDLSELVDPRLEKHYVEGEMLRMVEAAAACVRHSATKRPRMAQVCRALDCEGDDLSNGVKFGQSTAYDSGQYNEDIMRFRRMALGTGSSEFEASSAEFTGSRELSGPQTSWTTTRPDVSSDESETRAFNNQGNASKNQRNTSVRRY; encoded by the exons ATGTCGGGTTCCAGCGATTCTCCTGCTCCTCAATCATCAGAGCCGACTGTGAATCAGCAAAAGGCTGTATCCAGGGAGGGCAATGGTTCATCAGACAGCCCTCCTCCTTCGCCACCGGCGAAATCGCCGTCTTCTGAACCTCCATCCTCTCCTCCGAAATCTCCACCTCCCTCATCACCGCCTAAATCCTCACCGACTCCGCAAGAGTCACCTGCTCCTCCGAAAGAGTCACCATCACCACCGCCTCCTTCGCCGCCGCCTTCGCCTCCACCGTCATCTCCTTCACCTTCACCGTCATCCCCGCCTAAATCCAAaccacctccacctcctcctcctcattccCCACCCCCAAAACCATCATCAGCACCAGGACCGTCACCAgattcttctccttctccacccAAGTCTGATTCTCCGCCATCAGATAACGATAACGCTCAACCTCCTCCACCGTCCGGTAATGAAGGAGATCAGGGCAATCCTAAAACCCCTGTTTCACCTCCGGCGGCTCCCGGCACCCCTGCCACCCCGGCCCCGCCAACGCAGAACCAGAACCCGGCCACTCCCGCCGTCCCTACCCCTCCAAAGCAACCTGCCACTCCTAAAACTCCACTTCCTTCGACTCCTCCACCCAAACTATCACCACCTCCTACAAACAAGACCAAAACCGCTGATGACTCGAGCTCAAGTAACTCTGGTCACACAGGTACTGTGATAGGCTTGACAGTCGCCGGAGTCTTCCTGCTCGCCttggttgctgttgttttcCTTTTcgtgaggaggaggaagaagaaaaaccaacCTTATCCCCAGAATTACATGGCTCCACCTCCCGGAGCTGGTCTCACTCCAG AGGGATATTATCCGGGGCAAGGTCCAAATTCTGGTCAGGCGGAAAGCTACTATTCCAATGGACCATATCCACAGTCTTCGTTTGAGCAGACGTATGGGAGTCAGAGAGAAAGGAATATGAATGCTGTTGGATCAGAGTCGGATCTCATTGCTGGCCATAAGGTACATTTCAGCTATGAGGAGATGATGGAGATCACCAACGGATTTTCCCGCGCAAATGTGCTTGGTGAGGGTGGTTTTGGGTGTGTCTACAAGGGTTGGATGCCGGATGGGAAAGTGGTGGCGGTCAAGCAGCTTAAGGCCGGTAGCGGGCAGGGAGAGAAGGAATTCAGGGCTGAAGTCGAGATTATCAGTCGAGTCCATCATCGACATTTGGTGTCTTTGGTTGGATATTGCATCTCTGAGCAACAGAGATTGCTTATCTATGAATTTGTTCCAAATCAAACTCTTGAGCACCATTTGCATG CTCCTGGAATGCCGGTGTTGGAATGGACTAAGAGACTCAAGATTGCTTTAGGGTCCGCAAAGGGTTTGGCATATCTACATGAAGACT GCCATCCAAAAATTATTCACCGAGATATTAAATCAGCGAACATTCTTTTGGATGATTCCTTTGAAGCACAG GTTGCAGACTTTGGACTTGCCAAACTGACAGATGATATGAATACTCATGTATCCACGCGAGTGATGGGAACATTTGG GTACATGGCTCCTGAGTATGCATCAAGTGGGAAGTTGACAGATAGATCAGATGTGTTCTCATTTGGAGTCGTGCTTCTAGAGCTCGTAACTGGGCGCAAACCTGTTGACCCAACTCGGCCTTTGGGGGATGAGAGTTTGGTTGAATGG GCTCGTCCACTCCTTATTAAAGCCCTCGAATCAGGTGACTTGAGCGAACTAGTAGATCCTCGGCTTGAGAAGCATTATGTGGAGGGAGAAATGTTAAGAATGGTTGAGGCAGCAGCTGCATGCGTGCGTCATTCTGCTACAAAACGACCACGGATGGCACAG GTCTGTAGAGCATTGGACTGTGAAGGTGATGATCTCTCGAATGGGGTGAAATTTGGGCAGAGTACCGCTTATGACTCCGGCCAGTACAACGAAGACATTATGAGATTCAGGAGGATGGCATTAGGCACCGGAAGCTCAGAGTTTGAAGCGTCTAGTGCAGAATTCACCGGTTCCAGAGAGCTATCAGGACCTCAAACTTCATGGACTACGACTCGCCCAGATGTTTCAAGCGACGAATCAGAAACTCGAGCATTTAACAACCAGGGTAATGCCAGCAAGAACCAACGCAACACCAGTGTCCGGCGGTACTAA
- the LOC133709144 gene encoding transcription factor bHLH90: protein MALSVKRLERLMEEWLRPLVEAKQWDYCVVWKLGDDPSRFIEMVGCCCGGGYDYCANVKEEEGAQLCRDGYLEHRSKTKACEALAQLPDSMPLYSGVHTEVVISDQPRWISNALESNHSESHDMYGTRVLIPVLLTGLIELFTTKNMPENQKMLDFLMESFNVALKKEVMTRHSCANVNLKASATLDELHIDPMLERSLQNWFHSPNLPKLSPRPQVVTSRTQSTSCPSREGSSSGSNPATEHPPFNLSSAQGPPHGCVKPSEKSSHFRKPKCCDNLLKQQVVEKDNARGVRRTGSEHFRSKNLNAERKRRTRIKEGELALRALVPKITKMDRASIPTDAIDYIKELQQKVKELEDELREMEEEDSAKKEADLQVSVLDKKKGGSNCLSSTDHKQISTFSPKSPTEVHLEVYQLSKKECLIKLFCEHNRGGFTRLMETMGCLGLEVVDANVTTFDRNSLIILRVEANEDIQAKKLRNMLIKLTRETN from the exons ATGGCTTTGAGTGTGAAACGTTTGGAGAGACTAATGGAGGAGTGGCTTAGACCTCTTGTTGAGGCCAAGCAATGGGACTATTGTGTTGTTTGGAAACTGGGTGATGACCCGTCTAG GTTTATTGAAATGGTGGGTTGCTGTTGTGGTGGAGGTTATGACTACTGTGCTAATGTTAAAGAGGAAGAGGGAGCTCAGCTTTGCAGAGATGGGTACCTTGAGCATCGGAGTAAGACCAAGGCTTGTGAAGCTCTGGCTCAGCTTCCTGATTCAATGCCTCTTTACTCTGG GGTTCATACTGAAGTGGTCATTTCAGACCAACCCAGATGGATTAGTAATGCCTTGGAGTCGAATCATTCGGAATCACAT GACATGTATGGAACCCGAGTTTTGATCCCGGTGCTGCTCACTGGTCTTATTGAGCTCTTTACCACAAAGAAT ATGccagaaaaccaaaaaatgTTAGACTTTCTTATGGAATCCTTTAATGTTGCTCTGAAAAAAGAAGTCATGACTAGACATAGCTGTGCTAATGTGAACCTCAAAGCTAGTGCAACCCTTGATGAACTTCATATTGACCCAATGCTGGAGAGGTCTTTGCAAAACTGGTTTCACTCTCCGAATTTACCTAAGCTGAGTCCTAGGCCACAGGTTGTTACCTCAAGAACCCAATCTACTTCATGTCCTAGCCGCGAGGGGTCATCCAGCGGTTCAAACCCTGCCACTGAACATCCACCATTTAACTTAAGTTCTGCTCAAGGACCACCACATGGATGTGTGAAGCCTTCTGAGAAATCCTCTCACTTTAGAAAGCCAAAGTGCTGCGACAACTTGTTGAAGCAACAAGTAGTGGAGAAAGATAATGCAAGGGGTGTGAGGAGGACAGGAAGTGAACATTTCCGTTCCAAGAATCTCAACGCAGAGAGGAAGAGAAGGACTAGAATTAAAGAAGGTGAACTTGCTTTACGTGCTCTAGTGCCAAAGATAACCAAG ATGGATAGAGCGTCTATTCCAACAGATGCTATTGACTACATAAAAGAGTTGCAGCAGAAGGTGAAAGAACTAGAAGACGAGCTGAGggaaatggaagaagaagactctGCAAAGAAGGAAGCAGATTTACAGGTTTCAGTGCTGGACAAGAAGAAAGGAGGCAGCAACTGCTTGAGTTCTACAGACCACAAGCAGATCTCCACTTTTTCCCCAAAAAGTCCAACTGAG GTGCATTTGGAGGTGTACCAGCTGAGCAAAAAAGAATGTTTGATTAAGTTGTTCTGTGAGCACAACCGAGGTGGGTTTACAAGGTTGATGGAGACTATGGGTTGCTTAGGGCTTGAAGTAGTGGATGCCAATGTTACCACATTTGATAGAAATTCCCTAATCATTCTCAGAGTTGAG GCGAATGAGGATATTCAAGCAAAGAAATTGAGGAACATGCTAATCAAGCTAACAAGGGAGACAAATTAG
- the LOC133710978 gene encoding uncharacterized protein LOC133710978 has product MSQFQPQQLQQPQPLPQQQQQPVLVYPNVNKPPPSHHSNGSFGSVFIVLAVIVVISGIACFLGRLCNRDRSHKSKHNKQSKNKGNNKAHPKEGHHGDHVEFGSQHFRPKEGTDIEFGFDKRIPSGKPSGPNYTSRESRAGSGVINHNKPFVNLHHNDMKLGEMKPGGGGHVVIGEPRARG; this is encoded by the coding sequence ATGTCCCAATTCCAACCACAACAACTGCAACAGCCACAGCCGCTaccacagcagcagcagcagccggTTCTTGTTTACCCTAATGTGAACAAGCCGCCACCTTCCCACCATTCCAATGGGTCATTTGGCTCGGTTTTCATTGTCCTAGCCGTGATCGTGGTCATCTCAGGCATTGCTTGCTTCCTGGGAAGACTGTGCAACCGCGACCGCTCCCACAAATCCAAACACAATAAGCAGTCCAAGAACAAGGGGAACAACAAAGCTCATCCCAAAGAAGGTCATCATGGTGATCATGTTGAGTTTGGGAGCCAACATTTCCGGCCCAAAGAAGGAACTGACATCGAATTCGGGTTCGACAAGAGAATCCCAAGTGGCAAGCCCAGCGGCCCAAACTACACCAGCAGAGAGAGCAGAGCAGGATCAGGAGTCATCAATCACAACAAACCATTTGTAAATCTTCATCACAATGACATGAAATTAGGTGAAATGAAGCCTGGTGGCGGTGGTCATGTTGTGATTGGTGAGCCCAGAGCCAGAGGATGA
- the LOC133709145 gene encoding putative F-box protein At3g16210: MERVDDSKLPSEIICLNILPRLPRESLMRFRCVCKSWKTLLTANPVFRSIHLNFHPHNSTTHLLLDAYGSSDPFVIRKHYLLLVKASQEGTAPSHVTDLVTLPDSFINMRYANGLVLGYFGRNDPIYIFNPFTRESIIVPSPTPPVDHYLDLYFGFSPSTNEYKVVHMATQKTYIAALDIGEERFRIIRVPSELVEEVWRIIEVDGCLCIVSSLCFWRMDVMLWILKDYEHQVWVKEPVARSPPEYPASDLPLEYRASDLPLCTIHTVCNHINLADK; encoded by the exons ATGGAAAGAGTTGATGATTCAAAGCTGCCAAGCGAAATCATATGCTTGAACATACTCCCAAGGCTACCGCGAGAGTCTTTGATGCGCTTTCGGTGCGTTTGCAAGTCATGGAAAACTCTCCTCACCGCCAACCCTGTATTTCGGAGCATCCATCTAAACTTCCACCCCCACAACAGTACTACTCACCTCCTTCTAGACGCTTACGGCTCATCAGACCCCTTCGTAATCCGAAAGCACTACCTTCTCCTCGTCAAAGCCAGCCAAGAAGGAACTGCTCCATCACATGTCACTGACCTTGTGACACTGCCCGATTCATTCATCAACATGCGATATGCTAATGGCTTGGTATTAGGCTACTTTGGTCGGAATGATCCCATTTATATATTTAATCCCTTCACCCGAGAGTCTATTATTGTTCCCTCTCCTACTCCACCTGTCGACCATTATTTAGACCTGTATTTCGGGTTCAGTCCTAGTACAAACGAGTATAAGGTTGTCCATATGGCAACCCAAAAGACTTATATTGCAG CTCTTGACATTGGAGAGGAGAGGTTCAGAATCATACGAGTGCCTAGTGAATTAGTTGAAGAAGTATGGAGAATTATTGAAGTGGATGGATGTCTATGTATAGTATCATCATTATGTTTCTGGAGGATGGATGTGATGTTGTGGATTTTGAAGGACTACGAACATCAAGTGTGGGTTAAGGAGCCCGTCGCCCGTAGCCCTCCGGAATATCCTGCTTCTGACTTGCCTCTGGAATACCGTGCTTCTGACTTGCCTCTATGTACCATCCACACAG TTTGCAATCATATAAATCTGGCAGATAAATGA
- the LOC133709096 gene encoding probable glucan endo-1,3-beta-glucosidase At4g16260, whose product MPKNFDHHYDHLLILSQFSLFLLNLLSPSSAAPPPIGICYGRVANNLPPPTVAVDILKANNIKNVRLFNADPATLSSFSNTGISVMIGVPNEILPTLPTASAAVEWLQSDIFSIIPANQVRYIAVGNEVFLKDPFYTPHVVPAILSLHQALQTLNLSHSIKLSSPQAASVLSISYPPSSASFAPDLKPVLFLLLQFLRDTGSPFMVNLYPYFSYLNNRPYVSVDYALFRDPNPVQDGALVYDNLFDASVDAFVSALEREGFGGVEVVVSETGWPTSGGEAASVENALAYNREVVRRTAEGVGTPKKAREGVEVYLFDLFDENEKGGEEYERHFGIFGPDGLKAYDLSFN is encoded by the coding sequence ATGCCAAAGAACTTTGATCATCACTATGACCACCTCCTCATCCTCTCTCAATTCTCACTCTTCTTGCTCAATCTTCTCTCACCCTCGTCCGCAGCGCCGCCGCCAATCGGAATCTGCTACGGCCGAGTAGCCAACAACCTACCTCCGCCCACCGTCGCCGTCGACATCCTCAAAGCCAACAACATAAAAAACGTCCGCCTCTTCAATGCCGACCCCGCCACTCTCAGCTCCTTCTCCAACACCGGAATCAGCGTCATGATCGGGGTCCCCAACGAAATCCTCCCCACCCTCCCCACCGCCTCCGCCGCCGTGGAGTGGCTCCAATCCGACATCTTCTCCATCATTCCGGCCAACCAAGTCCGCTACATCGCCGTCGGCAACGAGGTCTTCCTCAAAGACCCCTTCTACACTCCCCACGTGGTTCCCGCCATCCTCAGCCTCCACCAAGCCCTCCAAACCCTAAATCTCTCGCATTCAATAAAGCTCtcatcgccgcaagccgcctcCGTGCTATCAATCTCCTACCCTCCTTCCTCGGCCTCGTTCGCTCCCGACCTCAAACCagttctatttcttcttcttcaattcttGCGTGACACGGGATCTCCCTTCATGGTGAATTTGTATCCCTATTTCAGCTACTTGAACAACCGGCCCTATGTCTCTGTTGACTATGCTTTGTTTCGGGATCCGAACCCCGTGCAAGACGGCGCGTTGGTGTACGACAACCTGTTCGACGCGAGTGTGGACGCGTTTGTGAGCGCTTTGGAGAGGGAGGGGTTTGGGGGAGTTGAGGTGGTGGTTTCGGAGACCGGGTGGCCGACGAGCGGTGGGGAAGCGGCGAGTGTGGAGAACGCGCTGGCGTATAATAGAGAGGTGGTGAGGCGAACGGCGGAGGGGGTTGGGACGCCGAAGAAGGCGCGGGAGGGAGTGGAGGTGTACTTGTTTGATCTGTTTGATGAGAATGAAAAAGGCGGGGAGGAGTATGAGCGGCATTTTGGGATTTTTGGGCCTGATGGGCTTAAGGCATATGACCTTAGTTTCAACTGA
- the LOC133709137 gene encoding uncharacterized protein LOC133709137 isoform X2 has product MGETEVPTTSIDIRKNEKNGRLKALDVVLSKAFVQVPHKLQSFLKFRRLPKADGVKTVSSVPKKASSLEVDLEKQLQAWRENPSWDDQTPHIKVSVPKGSLCNLSVNVNVGLPPDAVYNIVTDPDNKRVFKNIKEVISRRVLVDEGLRQVVDLEQAAIWKFLWWSGTIAVHVLVDQNREDRSMKFKQVKTGFMERFEGCWRVEPLFVDEKTCFPYKPTTWADYNSHTGGKGRIGSKVSLDQLIQPSIVPPPPISWYLRGITAKTTEMLINDLLAEAARIRGELNHEKSDKEVEMSQEVLNQVDNTCNIKERWAMHRRNAKQCHRRLPTAK; this is encoded by the exons ATGGGTGAGACAGAGGTGCCCACGACAAGCATAGACATCCGCAAGAACGAGAAAAATGGGCGCCTCAAGGCATTGGATGTAGTGCTCTCTAAAGCTTTTGTCCAGGTTCCTCACAAGCTACAGAGTTTTCTTAAG TTTAGAAGACTACCAAAAGCTGATGGAGTTAAAACAGTGAGCTCTGTCCCTAAAAAGGCTTCATCTTTGGAGGTTGACCTGGAAAAGCAGTTGCAAGCATGGAGAGAAAATCCTTCATGGGATGATCAAACACCACATATAAAG GTCAGTGTGCCAAAAGGTTCTCTCTGCAACCTCAGTGTAAACGTCAATGTTGGGTTGCCCCCAGATGCAGTATATAATATTGTAACTGACCCCGACAATAAGAGGGTTTTCAAGAATATTAAG GAGGTGATATCCAGAAGAGTTTTGGTTGACGAAGGTCTTAGGCAGGTTGTTGATCTAGAGCAAGCAGCTATATGGAAATTTCTTTGGTGGTCAGGGACCATTGCAGTTCATGTTTTAGTAGATCAAAACAGAGAAGACCGCTCG ATGAAGTTCAAGCAAGTCAAAACAGGGTTTATGGAGAGATTTGAAGGCTGCTGGAGAGTGGAGCCTCTTTTTGTTGATGAAAAAACCTGCTTTCCCTATAAACCCACAACATGGGCAGACTATAATTCACACACTGGAGGCAAAGGAAGGATCGGATCAAAGGTGAGCTTGGACCAACTGATCCAACCGTCTATTGTTCCTCCCCCACCCATTTCTTGGTATCTGAGGGGTATCACCGCCAAGACCACAGAGATGTTGATAAATGATCTTCTTGCTGAAGCCGCCAGAATACGGGGAGAATTGAACCATGAGAAGTCTGATAAAGAGGTTGAAATGTCTCAGGAAGTACTTAATCAAGTTGATAACACCTGTAACATCAAAGAAAGATGGGCTATGCATAGGAGAAATGCAAAGCAATGTCATCGGAGGCTACCGACTGCCAAATGA
- the LOC133709137 gene encoding uncharacterized protein LOC133709137 isoform X1, with product MGETEVPTTSIDIRKNEKNGRLKALDVVLSKAFVQVPHKLQSFLKSQFRRLPKADGVKTVSSVPKKASSLEVDLEKQLQAWRENPSWDDQTPHIKVSVPKGSLCNLSVNVNVGLPPDAVYNIVTDPDNKRVFKNIKEVISRRVLVDEGLRQVVDLEQAAIWKFLWWSGTIAVHVLVDQNREDRSMKFKQVKTGFMERFEGCWRVEPLFVDEKTCFPYKPTTWADYNSHTGGKGRIGSKVSLDQLIQPSIVPPPPISWYLRGITAKTTEMLINDLLAEAARIRGELNHEKSDKEVEMSQEVLNQVDNTCNIKERWAMHRRNAKQCHRRLPTAK from the exons ATGGGTGAGACAGAGGTGCCCACGACAAGCATAGACATCCGCAAGAACGAGAAAAATGGGCGCCTCAAGGCATTGGATGTAGTGCTCTCTAAAGCTTTTGTCCAGGTTCCTCACAAGCTACAGAGTTTTCTTAAG TCACAGTTTAGAAGACTACCAAAAGCTGATGGAGTTAAAACAGTGAGCTCTGTCCCTAAAAAGGCTTCATCTTTGGAGGTTGACCTGGAAAAGCAGTTGCAAGCATGGAGAGAAAATCCTTCATGGGATGATCAAACACCACATATAAAG GTCAGTGTGCCAAAAGGTTCTCTCTGCAACCTCAGTGTAAACGTCAATGTTGGGTTGCCCCCAGATGCAGTATATAATATTGTAACTGACCCCGACAATAAGAGGGTTTTCAAGAATATTAAG GAGGTGATATCCAGAAGAGTTTTGGTTGACGAAGGTCTTAGGCAGGTTGTTGATCTAGAGCAAGCAGCTATATGGAAATTTCTTTGGTGGTCAGGGACCATTGCAGTTCATGTTTTAGTAGATCAAAACAGAGAAGACCGCTCG ATGAAGTTCAAGCAAGTCAAAACAGGGTTTATGGAGAGATTTGAAGGCTGCTGGAGAGTGGAGCCTCTTTTTGTTGATGAAAAAACCTGCTTTCCCTATAAACCCACAACATGGGCAGACTATAATTCACACACTGGAGGCAAAGGAAGGATCGGATCAAAGGTGAGCTTGGACCAACTGATCCAACCGTCTATTGTTCCTCCCCCACCCATTTCTTGGTATCTGAGGGGTATCACCGCCAAGACCACAGAGATGTTGATAAATGATCTTCTTGCTGAAGCCGCCAGAATACGGGGAGAATTGAACCATGAGAAGTCTGATAAAGAGGTTGAAATGTCTCAGGAAGTACTTAATCAAGTTGATAACACCTGTAACATCAAAGAAAGATGGGCTATGCATAGGAGAAATGCAAAGCAATGTCATCGGAGGCTACCGACTGCCAAATGA